The following coding sequences are from one Salvia hispanica cultivar TCC Black 2014 chromosome 3, UniMelb_Shisp_WGS_1.0, whole genome shotgun sequence window:
- the LOC125212774 gene encoding uncharacterized protein LOC125212774: MNSLKQNQEFMLRESIKHFLTSYHNGSSDYSSFESIFFRLIQTMLDPPLEITWFYAAVTFHTAKRNSPASRVLIAKDLLNLFTQCSNLSSASKKIALLAPVVYDLYSIVCDSRVTELHERIEVGKLVENMVCYMMVSAGVYDYGNEDVECDTAVVCFEDLVRVWTTDRGGGSCSFVETLRMFFPLLSDGTWTTMNAGCGIRELVGIVQLEVFFLRLYMSFSSGMCTEDILKDARDQAVQTIKGFRNIYFLDMLLKMLSGPSLPIAASMSYGDAVLLHKVLYDAVILVDYSFYSGRWIQSSASQLKKLALAWVLAADQAIQFASAATEKSWAISYLNAFKECHLVAELIKWVCNQAGIVDLNTIPDITNPRALIQWLLVLNDQGINVFDQSMSLLHAKAAACISKLESETPELTLRTGYCHMNIIDLNESDESEDREMGDQPNTSALGGFSLTSVENGTGRKRKEALSSLHEPQVKQVKLDHLGDKLLSLSRCGPDSGGPLVQNIAFDDDMELVG, from the exons ATGAACTCTCTGAAACAAAATCAGGAGTTCATGCTGAGAGAATCGATCAAGCACTTTTTAACTTCATACCACAACGGCAGCTCCGATTACTCATCTTTCGAGTCGATTTTCTTCCGTTTGATCCAGACAATGCTCGATCCGCCGCTTGAAATCACTTGGTTCTACGCCGCGGTCACATTTCACACAGCGAAGCGAAACAGCCCTGCCTCTAGGGTGCTGATAGCTAAggatttgttgaatttattcACTCAGTGCTCTAATTTGAGTAGCGCGTCGAAGAAGATCGCACTGCTGGCCCCTGTGGTGTATGACCTGTACAGTATTGTGTGTGATTCTAGGGTGACTGAGCTGCATGAGCGGATTGAGGTTGGAAAATTGGTGGAGAATATGGTTTGTTATATGATGGTATCTGCTGGGGTTTATGATTACGGAAACGAGGATGTTGAGTGTGATACTGCTGTGGTGTGTTTTGAGGATTTGGTCCGGGTTTGGACTACTGACCGAGGTGGGGGGAGTTGCAGCTTTGTTGAAACTTTGAGGATGTTCTTCCCTCTTTTGAGTGATGGAACTTGGACGACGATGAATGCTGGTTGTGGGATAAGGGAGCTAGTGGGGATTGTTCAGTTGGAAGTGTTCTTTCTCAGGCTGTACATGAGTTTTAGTTCTGGGATGTGTACAGAGGATATCCTGAAAGATGCACGAGACCAGGCAGTTCAAACCATTAAGGGGTTCCGGAACATCTACTTTTTAG ATATGCTGCTCAAAATGCTGTCAGGACCTAGCTTGCCTATTGCAGCCTCAATG AGCTATGGAGATGCAGTTCTTCTACATAAAGTATTGTATGATGCTGTTATTTTGGTTGACTATTCATTTTATTCTGGGAGATGGATCCAGTCATCTGCCAGTCAATTGAAAAAGCTGGCTCTGGCATGGGTGTTGGCTGCTGACCAAGCCATTCAGTTTGCTAG CGCTGCAACGGAAAAATCTTGGGCCATTTCTTACCTTAATGCTTTCAAAGAATGTCATTTGGTGGCTGAGTTAATTAAATGGGTCTGTAATCAAGCTGGAATTGTGGACCTAAATACCATACCTGACATCACCAATCCCAGAGCTTTAATCC AGTGGCTATTGGTCCTTAATGATCAGGGGATTAATGTATTCGATCAAAGCATGTCACTGCTCCATGCAAAAGCAGCAGCGTGCATATCAAAACTGGAGAGTGAGACACCAGAACTTACCCTCCGTACGGGTTATTGCCATATGAATATCATTGATCTCAATGAGAGTGATGAAAGTGAGGACAGAGAAATGGGTGATCAGCCTAACACCAGTGCTCTAGGGGGTTTCTCCTTGACAAGCGTGGAAAATGGTACTGGCAGAAAACGTAAAGAGGCTCTGAGTAGTTTACACGAACCACAGGTGAAGCAGGTCAAGCTCGACCATCTTGGGGACAAGCTCTTATCTTTATCCAGATGTGGACCAGATAGCGGTGGCCCCTTGGTTCAGAACATTGCCTTCGACGATGACATGGAGCTCGTTGGGTGA